ACCTACTCAGCGGTAGTCTTTGGCGTTAAGTATTTAGTGAGCTCGGGTCTTTGCTTAACTAACTCCTTAAGTGTATTTAGGGCTATCTTATCTAATAATGACTTGCCCTGGGGTGTTATCACCCTACCTGCCTTGGTCTTGGTTATGAGACCAGCAGTCTCAAGTTGATGAAGTATATTCCTTATTACCGCGCCACCAGCCTTCCTAGTCCTCTCGCTCCTAACGGCACTACCAGCCTTAGCCCTATAGCTAAATGCCATCCTAAGGCTGCCAATACCCACAGGTCCGTTTAGGTAGATCTTCCTTAAAATAGCGGCGGTCCTTATGTACCACCAATCATCCTGCATTGGAGGTCTATCCTTATTCGGGCCTGTCTTAACGAATAACGCCCAGTCCGGCGGCTTAACCTGAGGCACATTCTCCTTAAGGTACTTAGCCAATTCCCTAATTAGTAATTCTGCGGGTACGTCCTTAACACTAACCAAGGCCGATCAAGAATGCGGATAGCTAGGGTTAATAAGTATTTACTAAACGTGGTATTCACAGTCACGTATAGCAATGAACTTAATACCAGTTAAGTATATAGCATAGATTCTTTTTATCTTGGTTATATGACGTTCTCCATTGTGGCAACTGATGGGATTGATGTTGGCATTGCCGTGGCATCTAAATTCATAGCAGTGGGTGCAATAGTACCACAGGCCCAGGCTAAAGTTGGTGCAGTTGCATCACAGTGTTATGCAAACCCTAGGTTGGGTTCATTAATACTTAAGTTACTTGAGTCGGGCCTTAATACCAATGATGCATTAAGTAAGGCGCTAAATGAGGATTCTGATAAGGAGGAGAGACAGGTTGGTGTTGTTTCTATACGTGGTGATGCAACCGCATATACAGGCTCTAAGTGTTCTGAATATGCAGGACATATCGTGGGTAGCGGTTATGCAGTTCAGGGCAATATATTGACTGGTCCTGGTGTTCTTGAGAGAATGGCTAGGGCCTTCGAGACGAAGCGAGGTGAGTTAGTGGATAAATTGCTTGATGCTCTATCAGCAGGTGATGCAGCTGGTGGTGATAAGAGAGGTAGGCAGTCAGCCGCTATTTTGGTGCTCAGGCCGAGTGGTGGTTACCTAGGCCTTACCGATACTTACGTTGATCTTAGGGTAGATGACCACCCAGACCCTGTTGCTGAGTTACGTAGGTTATTCAGCATTTGGGAATTGACGTTGTTGAATAGGGAGGATCCCAATGATGTGATCCTAAAGTCCAGTGTTGCATCAACAGTTCAGAGGATACTTAAGGGGCTTGGTTTTTATAATGGTGATGTTCATGGCAATTGGGATGAGGCAACCGAGGAGGCCTTCAAGGCGTGGGCTGGCCTCGAGAATTTCGA
This is a stretch of genomic DNA from Vulcanisaeta moutnovskia 768-28. It encodes these proteins:
- a CDS encoding 30S ribosomal protein S19e translates to MVSVKDVPAELLIRELAKYLKENVPQVKPPDWALFVKTGPNKDRPPMQDDWWYIRTAAILRKIYLNGPVGIGSLRMAFSYRAKAGSAVRSERTRKAGGAVIRNILHQLETAGLITKTKAGRVITPQGKSLLDKIALNTLKELVKQRPELTKYLTPKTTAE
- a CDS encoding DUF1028 domain-containing protein, which encodes MTFSIVATDGIDVGIAVASKFIAVGAIVPQAQAKVGAVASQCYANPRLGSLILKLLESGLNTNDALSKALNEDSDKEERQVGVVSIRGDATAYTGSKCSEYAGHIVGSGYAVQGNILTGPGVLERMARAFETKRGELVDKLLDALSAGDAAGGDKRGRQSAAILVLRPSGGYLGLTDTYVDLRVDDHPDPVAELRRLFSIWELTLLNREDPNDVILKSSVASTVQRILKGLGFYNGDVHGNWDEATEEAFKAWAGLENFENKIRNDDKIWGSVYRYLINEARRRGLLIND